A stretch of DNA from Planctomycetota bacterium:
TCGGACCCTCAGCGATGATGAGGTAGTCCGACGCCCGCGCGACCCACTCGGCCATGTCGGCCATCATCTCATCGGGGTCGTCGATGGAGAACGACTCGCGAATGACGCCGCACACACCGATTCCGAGAGATTCGTGCAACTCGCGATATCGCGGGTCGAGATTGGCCGATTCCGTGACCCACGGATAAAAGTTCCCCCGGACGGTCGCGATGCCGAGTTCATCCAGCCTGGCTTTCAGCAGCTCGAACTCGTCATCGCTGAATCGCTGAAGCTTGTTCGTGACAAGGCCGATGGAACGGTGGAAGTCGGCCGCGTGTCGGGCCGGCATCGAAGCGATGGGAGCGGGTCCTGGCGACACCGACGTCATGGGCTTCACGGCACTACCAACGGAACCCACCGCAAGCGAGACGTCAGCTGGAACCTCACCCATGTCGGCCGCACGGACGTACTCGAGTCGAATCGGATAGGCGACTCCGGCCTTCATCGGAAGCACCACCTCGCTCAGGCGACGCCAGTGCTTTGCCGCAGCGATTGCCTCTTCGTACTCGCTTGCGTGCGCGTAGTCGATGACGAGCGCGCCGTTGACCCAGAGTCGCCACGTGTGCGTGCCCGTGACCTGAATCCGGTAGAGCCCGTCCGCGTCCATCGACGCCGACCCTTCGAAGACGACGTTGAACGCCGATTCCGCGTCCGCCGAGAGAACGGTGTCGATCGACGCAAGGCCGACGGCCTCGACGTCAACGACGGCATCCATGCGGTCATCGGCGTCCACATCGACGGTCGCACGGAACGAGGCTGATGCGCGTGGCGTCGAACAGACAAGACACGCCAGCACCACGATGGCCGTCACCCTGCTCAGCAGGTGCGGCTCACTGATCTTGTTGAAAAACACGGGTTATCTCCCGGGATAGATGAAGACGCGCGGGTCAGAAAGATCACGCTTGACGACGCCTGCTCGCACGGACAAGTCGTTCATCAACATCGAACGCTTTGCGTCGCGGTGGGGCGTTGAGATTTTGTAGCTTGTGGTAAGGAGCCCATTCGGTCCGGTGACCAAGCTCTCAGACACATTGAAAAAGGGCGTTCCAGGATGCTGCGTGGTCCCGGAGTTGTGCGTTTGCGACTCGATGACGATCGGGCGCAGCGGCCCATCTGCCGGGATGTGGATGACCCCGCCAACAACGACGTCTTGCGAAGGGATATCCACCAGCTTCCGCCCCTTCTTAGCGCCCGACGATTCGTCCCAGCCGACACGCGTCATTGCCTTGTAGCTGGAGAAGCCGACGAGATCATTGTTGAACGCATTGGTCCAGACGGTCTGCGACGGAACGTTGGTCAATTCATCCGCAGGGCAGAAAAAGGCGTCTTCCTTCGCGAAGTGGGCCCCGGGATCCGTCGGCACATAGTCGCCTTCGATGAGTCGACTGATCCAGCCCGATCCGTTGTTGCCGAGCCCCGTCGTGCCGTCGGCGTAGGGCAGCTCCGTGTCGTGTTCGTTGGCGTACATGAGCAGGCCAATGCCGACCTGCCGGATGTTGCTCTGACAAACGATCAGCTGCGCGGAGTTCCGCGCTGATGCGAGCGACGGCAGCAGCAGACTCACCAGCAGGGCGATGATGCCGATCACGACGAGGAGCTCAACGAGCGTGAATGCCGCTGGTCTTCCTTGAGTCAGACGATGGTCTTCCACTGGTTCCTCCAAACGAACGAGCGTGCAATGCAACGCACGCGTGTCCCGTCAAGGACACACGCACAAAGGGTCTCAAGACGCGGATGCCCTGCGACGGGCGGTCAGCAGCCCGAGGCCGAGCATGCCGGTCACGGCGGCACCCGGCTCGGGAACGATCTCGACGTTCAGTTCCTGGAATCGGAAGACGGTCTCACCTTCTGGGTTGGTGAATCCATCCTTGAAGGCCGTCGCGTTGACGCGGAGCGTGTCGCCCGCTCCGAGTGTGGTATCGGCGGCAAAGACGAAGTCGGCATCGGTGTCCACCACGATCGGTGTCCCGCCGTTGATCACGACTTCGTACTGCTCACCCTTGGAGCCGTCGATCCCAGAGACATTGAGTGAAACAAGTGTGGTCGGCGCAGTGAACGTGAACTCGATGAACTCGTTGCTGCGACCACCGCCGAGCGTGGAGTCGAGCTGGTTTGACTGGTCGTTGGTGAGACCCGAGTTGAAGCCCGAGTCGATACCCGAGCCATTGCCCGGCGAGCCAGCAAGCTGGAGAACCGAGTCGTTGGTCACGTCGGTAACGCCGTCCGCCGCCTTGTAGCCGACCACGAACGAAATCGACTGGCCGGTCAGCGAGTCGACGATCGTGTAGGGGTTCGGGTTGACGCCGGCAGTCGGAGTGATGGTGTCGAACTCGGCATCGCCGGAGCCTTCGTCGAAGTCAAAGGTCACTGGGATCGGGGCCGCCGACGCTTGAGGTGCCACGATCGCCAGAGCGAGCGTCGCGAAGCCTGCGGTCAGAGTGTGTCGCAAATCAGTCATTTTTCATCCTCCTGGGATGGACGTGGGTCCTTGAACTGGATCGGGCGAACAAAGAGGAGTTACGCCACTGTGCCGGTGTTCGCGAAGCCCGGCACGGGCGGTGAATCGGGGAAAAAGGGATTAATGACGAGCTTGGGCTCCACGACCCGCGTCACCGCTCCCGGCTCGCTGGCCCTGTTGCCGGTGCGATCGGCGAGCATGCTGACAATCGCCTGACCAAGGCCGTCGTGGTCCTTGTCGATGGTGGCGAGCAGCTGAAAATCTGCAACGACACTCGATTCGGGCGTGAGCCGGTAGTAGTTGTCGTAGCCGACAATGGGCACTTCGTGGTTCGGGTCGACACCCAGAACCTGCAACGCCTTGGCCACCGCGAACGCCACGCCGTCCGAGTTCACCATGATCGCGTCTGGCCGATCGTCACTGTGGAAGTGGTCGTACAGGTAGCCGACCATGAGCCGCACCTTGGCTTCGAATCCATCCACCGCGTTCATGCCGTCAATCACCGGCTGTGCGAACTCGAGTGTCGGCACGACGTCTAAACCGGCCTCTCGGCAGCCTGCCTCGTAGCCGGCGTCACGCTGATCGAGCCAGTACGGCCGGGTCGGCTGGTTCGGTACTCTGGACCACACCCGCAGAATGCGGCGTCGACCACGTCTGGCCAGCAAGTCGACGAGCTTTCGAGCACCGGCTTGGTGATCGGAAATCACCCGGTCGCATGCCTCGGGAATCAGCGACGACCCGTATGCGACGACGGGAATGCCGGCCGTCCGCAGTCGACGGATCGGCTCGGTGACGGTTGCATGAGCGGACGGTCCGACGGCGAAAATGACACCGGTCGGAGGATTCTCAAGAGTCTCCTCAAGCCGGTCACCGAGAAGCCGGCCAATGTCGACGGCGAGCGTGTCGAAAGCGGCGTTCGTGGCTGCTCGCGAAATGCGATCGACAATGCCCTCCATCAAACCCATCGATGCCGTGCTGAAACGGTTCAGCTCTGACACGAGCAGGATCGTCTCGTTCATGAGACCCGCCTTGGCGTTCTGTGCGACGGCCCAGCCGCGGCCTTCGACTCGCGAGAGCTTTCCTTCTCGGCAGAGCTCTTCGAGCACCAATCGAACCGTCGGACGAGACACGCCGACCGACGTCGAGAGGTCGCGCTCCGACGGGAGCAGTCCGCTCGGCCCAAACCGGTTCTCGTCGATGATCCGAGTCAGCTGGCGCTTCGCATCAAGCCTTGCCGGCTTCCGTCGGGTCGCAGGAGGCTGTCGCGCAGCAACTGGCATCAGCACAACCTACCACAATTTAACCATCGGTCAATCTAATTTCTTACTGGCAGATTACCGGCCGCACAAGCCCTTAATCTTACCATTGGAAGCCTGCGAGACGGCAGGACCAAAGCAGTCACAAGTAACTGCTGGACAACGGCTGAATGAGGGAGGGAGGGAGGGCGCGTTGGATAGCTCGGCCGATCGGATCGAATCCGGCCGTGCTGAAATGAGCTGATGGGTGAGCGTGCCCCGACACATCGGCGGCATGCCGATCAATCACTCGCCGTAGCTGGAGGGCGTTGTGGCGCTGCGGTACTCCTCATACGTCCGCTCGCCCTGGATGACCTCGGTGATGCCGTCGAAGTCGGGTTCCGCGGCGAGGGTCGCGCCGAGGCTGCCCAAACCGCAGGCGGTCGTGAAGATGAACAGGCCGGCACAGGCCAGGCCCCAGAGCTTCTGGCTCTGGGCGGTGATGGTCAGGCCCCAGGTGATGCCAGCCGTCCAGAAGCCGTTGGAGAGGTGGAACGTCGCGGCCAGGATGCCGATCGGATAGATCACCCAGCCGACCCACCATGCGGCGTGCATGTGGTTGACGGTGGTCTGCGTCGCCAAGGCTGGGATGAAGGTGACGCGATCGCCGAACTCGCCGCCGATGATGCCCTTCATGGTCAGGACGTGGAAGGCGATGAACAGCAGCAACACCCAGCTGGTGGCACGCTGTGCGGTGTAGGCCCAGTTCTTGGCAAAGCCGTAGCTGGTCACGTTGGGTCGGCCGGCGATGGCGACGAGGATGCCGTAGCCAGCGTGGAAGGTCAGCGGGATGAGGATGGCCGTCCACTCGATGGCGACGAGGAAGGGCAGGTCGTGAATCTTGTCGACCTGGCTCTGGTAGACGTCGGCCGGCACCTTGTCGCCGCCGAAGATGCCAGGGAAGGCGGACTGCAGCAGCGTCGCGTTGACGAGCAGGTGGACGACGATGTATCCGCCGAAGACGACGCCCATCAGCGAGTGGAGGCGCCGCAGTGCGAATCGGTGCGTCTCGAGGAACGCCGTGACCGGATTGGGCTTGGCGGACGCGTCGGAGGGCGGGGTGAAAGCAGTCATCGGGCGGAGCGATGATACGGCCAATCGGCGAGCGGCGGTTCACAACTGCTGCGTCAAAACCGGCCAATCCTGCCTGAAAACCTTGTCGAGACGGCGTATCAAAACGGCGCGAAACGCGAGATCGCCGTGACGAACAGGCTGGCGGCGGCGTTCTAACGTCGCGGCGTGAGTCGTGAGCGTGCCGAGGACCTCCGTCAACAGATCCGCCGACACGATCGGCTGTACTACGTCGAGGCCAAGCCGGAGATCAGCGATCGCGACTATGACACGCTGCTCCGCGAGCTGGCCGACCTCGAAGAAGCCCATCCCGAGCTGGTCACGCCCGACTCCCCCACGCAGCGCGTGGCAGGCGAGCCGATCGAGGGCTTCGAGACCGTCACGCACGCGGTGCCGATGCTGAGCATCGACAACACGTACAACGAACAGGAGCTTGTCGACTGGGGCGAGCGGACGTTCAAAGCCCTCGACCCCGAAGTCGCGCGGCTGACCCAGGACGCCGAAGCGGCAGCTTCGGGTCTGGACGCGATGAAGGGACAACGCGGTTCCGACGCCACCGACCGTCGCAAGTCGCTGCAGTCGCAAATCGACGAGCTCAAAGCCAAGCTCGCCCAGCGAGTCGAGGCCGCAAGCGATGACGGCTTCCCGATCCCAGGCGGCTATGTCTGCGAGCCGAAGGTCGACGGCGTCGCGTGCTCGCTGCGATACGAGGATGGTCAACTCGTCCTGGCAGCCACTCGCGGCGACGGGCGGCAGGGGGACGACATCACGGTGAACGTGCGGGCGATTCGCGCGGTGCCGACGAGGATGGTGAGGGGAACCGAATCCGCGGCTGGCGCCGCGGCGTCGGTGCCGAGCGTCTTGGAAGTGCGAGGCGAGGTCTACATGCCGGGGCCGAGCTTTCAGAGGTTGAACGCGGAAGAAGAGCGGGCGTTCGCGGAGCGGAAGCGGAAGGCAGAAGCCGATGCGATCGCCGCGGAGGAAGCGATCGCGAAAGCGAAGAAGCCGGACGAGGCGAAGGAGAAGGCCGAGCGTCTGCGAGAGCGAACGGCGTCCATGTCGTTGGAGCTGTTCGCCAATCCACGCAACGCAACGGCCGGAACGCTGAAGCAGCGCGACCCGAAGATCGTCGCCGAGCGAAGCCTCCGGTTCCAAGCCCACGGCCTGGGCGAGGTCATCGGGCTCGACGTCGACAGCTACCACGACACCCTCGGCCTGCTACGCGAATGGGGCATCCCGACGAGCGACTTTGCGACCAAAGCCGACTCGATCGCCGACGCCAAGAAAGCCGTCGACGCGTTCGAAGAGAAGCGGGGCGACCTCGACTACCAGACCGACGGCATGGTCATCAAGGTCGACGGGCTTGCCCAGCGCGAGCAACTCGGCTTTCGCACGAAGTCGCCCAGGTGGGTCATCGCGTACAAGTACGCGGCCGAGCAGGCGCAGACGACGCTGCGTGAAGTCACCTGGCAGGTCGGCAAGAACGGCACGCTCACGCCCGTCGCGGAACTGGAGCCGGTCTTCCTCGCCGGCACGACGGTCAAGCGCGCCAGCCTGCACAACATCGAGCAGATCGAACGCCTCGACGTCCGCGTCGGCGACACCGTCACCGTCGAGAAGGCCGGTGAGATCATCCCGCAGGTCGTCGGCGTCATCGAGGCCGAGCGACCCGCGGACGCCAAGCCGATCGAAGCGCCGACAGTCTGCCCCGAGTGCGGCATGCCGGTCGTGAAGGACCCTGACTCGCCGTACATCCGCTGCATCAATCCCGCATGTCCGAAGCAGCTCAAGGAGCGACTGATCTGGTTCTGCGCAAGAGGCCAGATGGACGTGGAGAACCTGGGCGACAAGCAAATCGAGGCCTTGGTCGACGCCGGGAAGCTGACGACGTTCGCCGACATCTATCGGCTGACGCCGGACGCCCTGATGGAACTCGGCCGGCTCAAGGAGCGCGGCGTGCAGCGG
This window harbors:
- a CDS encoding prepilin-type N-terminal cleavage/methylation domain-containing protein, with amino-acid sequence MEDHRLTQGRPAAFTLVELLVVIGIIALLVSLLLPSLASARNSAQLIVCQSNIRQVGIGLLMYANEHDTELPYADGTTGLGNNGSGWISRLIEGDYVPTDPGAHFAKEDAFFCPADELTNVPSQTVWTNAFNNDLVGFSSYKAMTRVGWDESSGAKKGRKLVDIPSQDVVVGGVIHIPADGPLRPIVIESQTHNSGTTQHPGTPFFNVSESLVTGPNGLLTTSYKISTPHRDAKRSMLMNDLSVRAGVVKRDLSDPRVFIYPGR
- a CDS encoding substrate-binding domain-containing protein, coding for MPVAARQPPATRRKPARLDAKRQLTRIIDENRFGPSGLLPSERDLSTSVGVSRPTVRLVLEELCREGKLSRVEGRGWAVAQNAKAGLMNETILLVSELNRFSTASMGLMEGIVDRISRAATNAAFDTLAVDIGRLLGDRLEETLENPPTGVIFAVGPSAHATVTEPIRRLRTAGIPVVAYGSSLIPEACDRVISDHQAGARKLVDLLARRGRRRILRVWSRVPNQPTRPYWLDQRDAGYEAGCREAGLDVVPTLEFAQPVIDGMNAVDGFEAKVRLMVGYLYDHFHSDDRPDAIMVNSDGVAFAVAKALQVLGVDPNHEVPIVGYDNYYRLTPESSVVADFQLLATIDKDHDGLGQAIVSMLADRTGNRASEPGAVTRVVEPKLVINPFFPDSPPVPGFANTGTVA
- the ligA gene encoding NAD-dependent DNA ligase LigA, with amino-acid sequence MSRERAEDLRQQIRRHDRLYYVEAKPEISDRDYDTLLRELADLEEAHPELVTPDSPTQRVAGEPIEGFETVTHAVPMLSIDNTYNEQELVDWGERTFKALDPEVARLTQDAEAAASGLDAMKGQRGSDATDRRKSLQSQIDELKAKLAQRVEAASDDGFPIPGGYVCEPKVDGVACSLRYEDGQLVLAATRGDGRQGDDITVNVRAIRAVPTRMVRGTESAAGAAASVPSVLEVRGEVYMPGPSFQRLNAEEERAFAERKRKAEADAIAAEEAIAKAKKPDEAKEKAERLRERTASMSLELFANPRNATAGTLKQRDPKIVAERSLRFQAHGLGEVIGLDVDSYHDTLGLLREWGIPTSDFATKADSIADAKKAVDAFEEKRGDLDYQTDGMVIKVDGLAQREQLGFRTKSPRWVIAYKYAAEQAQTTLREVTWQVGKNGTLTPVAELEPVFLAGTTVKRASLHNIEQIERLDVRVGDTVTVEKAGEIIPQVVGVIEAERPADAKPIEAPTVCPECGMPVVKDPDSPYIRCINPACPKQLKERLIWFCARGQMDVENLGDKQIEALVDAGKLTTFADIYRLTPDALMELGRLKERGVQRVLDGIEASRSRPLDRLLAGLGIRHIGTSNARDLANAFGSLDAISRASATEIAEVEGLGTVIAASVHAFVNSDAGRHIIDELKAVGINPTQERQTEPVDGPLAGKRIVVTGSLEHFTRDSINDRIRELGGKAGSSVSKNTDLLVAGEKAGSKLKKATDLGVEVINEAMFLDRFGTSEDPSS